A region from the Citrobacter koseri ATCC BAA-895 genome encodes:
- the galR gene encoding HTH-type transcriptional regulator GalR yields the protein MATIKDVARLAGVSVATVSRVINDSPKASEASRLAVTSAMESLSYHPNANARALAQQSTETIGLVVGDVSDPFFGAMVKAVEQVAYHTGNFLLIGNGYHNEQKEHQAIEQLIRHRCAALVVHAKMIPDADLASLMKQMPGMVLINRILPGFEQRCVALDDRYGAWLATRHLIQQGHTRIGYICSNHSISDAEDRLKGYYDALEESHIPANDRLVTFGEPDESGGEQAMTELLGRGRNFTAIACYNDSMAAGAMGVLNDNGIDVPGEISLIGFDDVLVSRYVRPRLTTVRYPIVTMATQAAELALALAEKRPVPEITHVFSPTLVRRHSVSTPSETGNSSSND from the coding sequence ATGGCGACCATAAAGGATGTAGCCCGACTGGCTGGTGTTTCAGTCGCCACCGTTTCTCGCGTTATTAATGATTCCCCGAAAGCCAGCGAAGCATCCCGCCTCGCGGTCACCAGCGCGATGGAATCGCTCAGCTATCACCCCAACGCCAATGCGCGAGCGCTGGCGCAGCAATCCACGGAGACAATTGGTTTAGTCGTGGGGGATGTCTCCGACCCTTTCTTTGGCGCGATGGTTAAAGCGGTCGAGCAGGTGGCCTACCACACCGGTAATTTCTTACTGATTGGCAACGGCTACCACAATGAACAAAAAGAGCATCAGGCGATTGAACAACTGATCCGCCATCGTTGCGCGGCGTTAGTCGTACACGCCAAGATGATCCCGGACGCGGACCTGGCGTCATTAATGAAACAGATGCCTGGCATGGTGCTGATTAACCGCATCCTGCCTGGGTTTGAGCAGCGCTGCGTGGCGTTAGATGACCGTTACGGCGCCTGGCTGGCAACGCGTCATTTAATTCAGCAGGGCCATACCCGCATCGGCTATATCTGTTCCAACCATTCGATTTCTGATGCGGAAGACCGGCTCAAGGGTTATTACGACGCGCTGGAAGAGAGCCATATTCCGGCTAACGACAGGCTGGTCACATTTGGTGAACCGGATGAGAGCGGCGGTGAACAGGCAATGACCGAACTGTTAGGTCGCGGAAGAAACTTCACGGCGATCGCCTGTTACAACGATTCGATGGCCGCAGGCGCAATGGGCGTATTAAACGACAACGGTATTGACGTGCCGGGCGAAATTTCACTGATTGGTTTCGATGATGTGCTGGTCTCGCGCTACGTGCGTCCACGTCTGACCACGGTACGCTACCCGATCGTGACCATGGCGACTCAGGCCGCCGAACTGGCGCTCGCGCTGGCGGAAAAACGGCCTGTACCCGAAATCACCCATGTCTTTAGCCCTACTCTGGTACGTCGGCATTCCGTTTCGACGCCGTCGGAAACCGGGAATTCTTCGTCAAACGATTAA
- a CDS encoding LacI family DNA-binding transcriptional regulator — translation MTTMLDVSRRAGVSKATVSRVLNGTGQVKESTRQKVFKAMQALDYRPNFLARSLANRTSNSIGLVVSTFDGFYFGRLLQQASRQTESHGKQLIVTDGHDTPEREQEAVQMLADRQCDAIILYTRYMSEKTIISLINTIETPLVVINRDVSLARDRAIFFEQEDAAFQAVDYLISQGHRDIACITVPNHTPTGKSRLTGYRKALEKNGIDWDPAKVKYGDSSMTRGYEACRELLEEGIAFTALFACNDDMALGASKALHQAGLRIPQDISLFGFDDAPSAKWLEPALSTVYLPIDSMITTAIDQAIRLASGEELEPIPPFTGTLVLRDSVTTGPFFQSDC, via the coding sequence ATGACAACAATGCTGGATGTTTCACGTCGCGCGGGCGTATCAAAAGCGACGGTTTCTCGCGTGCTGAACGGAACGGGACAGGTGAAAGAGAGCACGCGCCAGAAAGTCTTCAAAGCGATGCAGGCGTTAGATTACCGACCCAATTTTTTGGCGCGATCGCTGGCGAACCGCACCAGTAACAGCATTGGGCTTGTTGTCTCGACCTTTGACGGATTTTACTTCGGGCGTTTGCTGCAACAGGCGTCACGCCAGACGGAGTCGCACGGTAAGCAGCTTATCGTGACCGATGGCCATGACACGCCGGAACGCGAGCAAGAGGCGGTGCAGATGCTGGCCGACAGGCAGTGCGACGCGATCATTCTCTATACCCGCTATATGAGCGAAAAAACGATCATCTCGTTGATTAATACCATAGAGACGCCGCTGGTCGTGATCAACCGCGATGTCAGTCTGGCCCGCGATCGCGCCATATTCTTTGAACAGGAAGATGCCGCGTTTCAGGCGGTGGATTACCTGATCTCACAGGGCCATCGGGATATCGCCTGCATTACCGTACCGAATCACACGCCAACGGGAAAATCCCGCCTGACGGGCTACCGCAAGGCGCTGGAGAAAAACGGGATCGACTGGGACCCGGCGAAAGTGAAATACGGCGACTCCAGTATGACACGCGGGTACGAAGCGTGCCGTGAACTGCTGGAGGAAGGGATCGCCTTTACCGCGCTCTTTGCCTGTAACGACGATATGGCGCTTGGCGCATCAAAGGCGCTGCATCAGGCCGGGCTGCGGATACCGCAGGATATTTCACTGTTTGGCTTCGATGACGCGCCCAGCGCGAAGTGGCTGGAACCGGCGCTGTCCACCGTTTATCTGCCGATCGACAGTATGATTACCACCGCAATCGATCAAGCGATTCGGCTGGCGAGCGGCGAGGAGCTGGAGCCGATCCCGCCGTTTACAGGAACATTAGTGCTGCGTGATTCAGTGACCACCGGGCCATTTTTTCAGTCGGATTGCTGA
- the lysA gene encoding diaminopimelate decarboxylase produces the protein MPHSLNCTDTDLNAENLLRLPAEFGCPVWVYDAQIIRRQIAALQQFDVVRFAQKACSNIHILRLMREQGVKVDSVSLGEIERALAAGYDPQNHPDDIVFTADVIDAATLARVSELRIPVNAGSVDMLDQLGQVSPGHRVWLRINPGFGHGHSQKTNTGGENSKHGIWHTDLPAALAVMQRHRLQLVGVHMHIGSGVDYGHLEQVCGAMVRQVIDFGQDLEAISAGGGLSIPYHEGEEAVDTQHYFGLWNAAREQIARHLGHRVKLEIEPGRFLVAQSGVLVTQVRSVKEMGRRHFVLVDAGFNDLMRPAMYGSYHHITALAADGRSLEHAPLLDTVVAGPLCESGDVFTQQEGGNVETRALPAVAPGDYLVLHDTGAYGASMSSNYNSRPLLPEVLFDNGKARLIRRRQTIEELLALEVF, from the coding sequence ATGCCACATTCACTGAATTGCACTGATACTGACCTCAACGCTGAAAATCTGCTCAGACTACCGGCGGAATTCGGCTGCCCGGTATGGGTCTATGACGCGCAGATTATTCGCCGTCAGATCGCGGCCCTGCAACAGTTTGATGTGGTGCGCTTTGCGCAAAAGGCCTGCTCGAATATTCATATTTTGCGCCTGATGCGTGAGCAGGGCGTAAAGGTGGATTCCGTTTCGCTGGGTGAAATTGAGCGCGCGCTGGCGGCGGGATATGATCCGCAAAACCATCCTGATGATATCGTCTTCACGGCTGATGTCATTGACGCCGCCACGCTGGCCCGCGTCAGCGAACTGCGCATTCCGGTGAATGCCGGGTCGGTGGATATGCTGGATCAACTGGGGCAGGTTTCGCCGGGTCATCGCGTCTGGCTGCGTATCAATCCCGGTTTTGGTCACGGGCACAGCCAGAAAACCAATACCGGCGGCGAGAACAGCAAACACGGCATCTGGCATACCGATCTGCCTGCCGCGCTGGCGGTGATGCAGCGCCATCGGCTTCAGCTTGTCGGGGTTCACATGCACATTGGTTCCGGCGTTGATTACGGTCATCTGGAGCAGGTGTGCGGCGCGATGGTGCGCCAGGTTATCGATTTTGGGCAGGATCTGGAGGCGATTTCGGCGGGAGGCGGGCTGTCGATCCCTTATCACGAGGGAGAAGAGGCGGTCGATACGCAGCATTACTTCGGACTGTGGAACGCCGCCCGCGAGCAAATCGCTCGCCATCTGGGGCATCGGGTGAAGCTGGAAATTGAACCGGGACGTTTTCTGGTGGCGCAATCCGGCGTGCTGGTGACGCAGGTACGCAGCGTGAAAGAGATGGGGCGCCGTCATTTTGTGCTGGTGGATGCCGGTTTCAACGACCTGATGCGCCCGGCAATGTACGGCAGCTATCACCATATTACGGCGCTGGCGGCGGACGGTCGCTCGCTTGAACATGCGCCGCTGCTGGATACCGTGGTGGCGGGGCCGTTGTGTGAATCTGGCGATGTCTTTACGCAGCAGGAAGGCGGTAACGTGGAAACGCGTGCGCTGCCTGCGGTAGCACCGGGGGATTACCTGGTTCTGCACGATACCGGCGCGTACGGCGCGTCTATGTCATCAAATTACAACAGCCGACCGCTGCTGCCGGAAGTGCTGTTTGATAATGGTAAAGCGCGATTGATTCGCCGCCGCCAGACGATTGAAGAGTTGCTGGCGCTGGAAGTTTTTTAA
- a CDS encoding LysR family transcriptional regulator has translation MAAVNLRHIEIFHAVMTAGNLTEAARLLHTSQPTVSRELARFEKVLGLKLFERTRGRLHPTVQGLRLFEEVQRSWYGLDRIVNAAESLREFRQGELSIVCLPVFSQSFLPTLLQPFLARYPDVSLNIVPQESPLLEEWLSAQRHDLGLTETLHTPAGTERTALLTLNEVCVLPPGHPLATKSVLTPGDFQGENYISLSRTDSYRQLLDALFNEHQVKRRMVVETHSAASVCAMVRAGAGLSVVNPLTALDYAASGVTVRRFSVDVPFTVSLIRPLHRPSSALVDAFSEHLQTSLPRLVDPLEAILEPVTKA, from the coding sequence ATGGCAGCCGTGAACCTGCGCCACATTGAAATCTTTCATGCCGTGATGACCGCCGGAAACCTGACCGAAGCGGCGCGCCTGCTGCATACCTCACAGCCCACCGTTAGCCGGGAGCTGGCGCGGTTCGAAAAAGTATTGGGGCTTAAACTGTTTGAGCGCACGCGCGGACGCCTGCACCCGACGGTGCAAGGATTACGGCTATTCGAAGAGGTGCAGCGTTCCTGGTATGGGCTGGATCGCATTGTAAACGCGGCGGAGAGCCTGCGTGAATTTCGCCAGGGCGAGCTGTCGATTGTCTGCCTGCCCGTTTTCTCCCAGTCCTTTTTACCCACGCTGCTGCAACCGTTTCTCGCCCGCTATCCTGATGTCAGCCTGAACATCGTGCCGCAGGAGTCGCCGCTGCTGGAAGAGTGGCTTTCCGCTCAACGCCACGACCTCGGCCTGACGGAGACGTTGCATACCCCGGCAGGCACCGAACGCACCGCGTTGTTGACGCTAAATGAAGTGTGCGTGCTGCCGCCCGGCCACCCGCTGGCGACCAAATCCGTGCTGACGCCGGGCGACTTTCAGGGAGAGAATTACATCAGCCTGTCACGCACCGACAGCTATCGTCAGCTGCTGGATGCGCTGTTTAACGAACACCAGGTTAAACGCCGGATGGTCGTGGAAACCCACAGCGCGGCGTCGGTTTGCGCGATGGTGCGCGCGGGCGCCGGGCTTTCGGTGGTTAACCCGCTCACCGCGCTGGATTATGCCGCCAGCGGAGTGACCGTGCGGCGGTTCAGTGTCGACGTTCCGTTTACCGTCAGTCTGATCCGCCCGCTGCACCGGCCATCATCCGCGCTGGTGGATGCGTTCAGCGAGCACCTGCAAACCAGCCTTCCGCGTCTTGTCGATCCGCTGGAGGCCATTCTGGAGCCGGTTACGAAAGCATAA
- a CDS encoding aspartate/glutamate racemase, with the protein MKTIGLLGGMSWESTIPYYRLINEGIKARLGGLHSASLLLHSVDFHEIEECQRQGEWDKTGDILAQAALGLQQAGAEAIVLCTNTMHKVADTIESRCSLPFLHIADATGRAIARKNMTRVALLGTRYTMEQDFYRGRLEQRFAIETLVPETDDRAQINQIIFDELCLGEFSERSRQYYLQVIERLAAQGAQGVIFGCTEIGLLVPEAQSALPVFDTAAIHAADAVEFMLS; encoded by the coding sequence ATGAAAACGATTGGACTGCTGGGCGGCATGAGTTGGGAATCGACGATCCCCTATTACCGTTTGATTAATGAAGGAATCAAAGCACGCCTGGGCGGTTTGCATTCCGCCAGCCTGTTGCTGCATAGCGTTGATTTCCATGAAATTGAAGAGTGTCAGCGCCAGGGCGAGTGGGATAAAACGGGAGATATTCTGGCGCAGGCCGCACTGGGTTTGCAGCAGGCGGGCGCAGAAGCGATAGTGCTGTGTACTAATACCATGCATAAAGTGGCGGATACGATTGAGTCGCGCTGTTCACTGCCGTTTTTACATATTGCGGATGCGACAGGGCGGGCGATTGCGCGCAAAAACATGACGCGCGTGGCGCTACTGGGGACGCGCTACACGATGGAGCAGGATTTTTATCGCGGGCGTCTGGAGCAGCGGTTTGCGATTGAAACCCTGGTGCCGGAAACGGACGACCGCGCGCAGATCAACCAGATAATCTTTGACGAACTGTGCCTCGGCGAGTTTAGCGAACGCTCCCGCCAGTATTATTTGCAGGTGATCGAACGTCTGGCGGCGCAGGGCGCTCAGGGCGTGATTTTCGGCTGTACCGAGATTGGGTTGCTGGTGCCGGAAGCGCAGAGCGCGCTGCCGGTGTTTGATACTGCGGCGATCCATGCGGCTGACGCCGTGGAGTTTATGCTTTCGTAA
- a CDS encoding cupin domain-containing protein, which yields MFIFHNETTLEDLGNGVTRRILAHDGNMMAVEVNFEKGAIGPLHNHPHEQLTYVLSGEFEFTIGEEKHVVRAGDTLYKRPNIMHGCVCLQPGTLLDTFTPVREDFLNA from the coding sequence ATGTTTATTTTTCATAATGAGACGACGCTTGAGGATCTGGGAAATGGCGTTACCCGGCGTATTCTGGCTCACGACGGCAACATGATGGCGGTAGAGGTGAATTTCGAAAAAGGCGCAATCGGGCCGTTGCACAATCATCCTCATGAACAGCTGACTTACGTTTTGTCCGGTGAATTTGAGTTTACTATTGGTGAAGAAAAGCATGTGGTGCGCGCTGGCGACACGCTATATAAACGGCCCAATATCATGCATGGCTGCGTGTGTTTACAACCGGGGACACTGCTGGATACCTTCACGCCAGTACGCGAAGATTTCCTCAACGCGTAA
- the kduD gene encoding 2-dehydro-3-deoxy-D-gluconate 5-dehydrogenase KduD, producing the protein MILNAFSLEGKVAVVTGCDTGLGQGMALGLAEAGCDIVGINIVEPTETIERVTALGRRFLSLTADLRQIDGIPALLERAVAEFGHIDILVNNAGLIRREDAIDFSEKDWDDVMNLNIKSVFFMSQAAAKHFIAQGNGGKIINIASMLSFQGGIRVPSYTASKSGVMGVTRLMANEWAKHNINVNAIAPGYMATNNTQQLRADEQRSAEILDRIPAGRWGLPSDLMGPVVFLASSASDYINGYTVAVDGGWLAR; encoded by the coding sequence ATGATTTTGAATGCATTCTCTCTTGAAGGTAAGGTCGCGGTAGTCACAGGTTGTGATACCGGTCTGGGTCAGGGGATGGCGCTGGGTCTGGCGGAAGCGGGCTGTGATATTGTCGGGATCAACATTGTTGAGCCGACGGAAACCATTGAACGCGTCACCGCGCTGGGCCGCCGTTTTTTAAGTCTGACGGCGGATTTGCGTCAGATTGACGGTATTCCTGCCCTGCTTGAACGTGCGGTGGCGGAATTCGGCCACATCGATATTCTGGTGAATAACGCCGGTCTGATCCGCCGTGAAGACGCGATCGACTTCAGTGAAAAAGACTGGGATGACGTCATGAACCTGAACATTAAGAGCGTGTTCTTTATGTCTCAGGCTGCGGCGAAGCACTTCATCGCCCAGGGTAACGGCGGCAAAATTATTAATATCGCCTCTATGCTCTCCTTCCAGGGCGGGATTCGCGTTCCTTCTTACACCGCGTCTAAAAGCGGCGTTATGGGCGTAACGCGCCTGATGGCGAACGAATGGGCGAAACATAACATCAACGTGAACGCTATCGCGCCGGGTTACATGGCGACGAACAATACTCAGCAACTGCGTGCTGATGAGCAGCGTAGCGCGGAAATCCTCGACCGTATTCCGGCGGGGCGTTGGGGTCTGCCGAGCGATCTGATGGGGCCGGTGGTGTTCCTGGCGTCCAGCGCATCTGACTATATTAACGGCTATACCGTTGCGGTGGATGGCGGCTGGCTGGCGCGTTAA
- the kduI gene encoding 5-dehydro-4-deoxy-D-glucuronate isomerase yields MDVRQSIHSAHAKTLDTQGLRNEFLVEKVFVADEYTMVYSHIDRIIVGGIMPVAKTVSVGGEVGKQLGVTYFLERRELGVINIGGPGTIAVDGQCYEIGHRDALYVGKGAKEVVFASVDGANPAKFYYNCAPAHTTYPTKKVTPADVAPVTLGDNLTSNRRTINKYFVPDVLETCQLSMGLTELAPGNLWNTMPCHTHERRMEVYFYFNMEENACVFHMMGQPQETRHIVMHNEQAVISPSWSIHSGVGTQAYTFIWGMVGENQVFDDMDHVAVKDLR; encoded by the coding sequence GTGGACGTAAGACAGAGCATCCACAGCGCGCACGCTAAAACGCTGGACACCCAGGGGCTGCGCAACGAGTTTTTGGTCGAGAAAGTGTTTGTTGCTGATGAATACACCATGGTTTACAGCCACATCGACCGCATTATTGTCGGCGGCATCATGCCGGTAGCGAAAACGGTTTCCGTTGGCGGTGAAGTTGGTAAACAGCTGGGCGTTACCTACTTCCTGGAGCGTCGTGAACTGGGGGTGATCAACATCGGCGGGCCGGGCACGATTGCTGTCGATGGTCAGTGCTATGAGATCGGCCACCGCGATGCCTTATACGTCGGTAAAGGCGCGAAAGAAGTTGTTTTCGCCAGCGTTGATGGCGCAAATCCGGCGAAGTTCTACTACAACTGCGCGCCGGCGCATACCACTTACCCGACTAAAAAAGTGACGCCAGCCGATGTCGCGCCGGTCACTCTGGGCGACAACCTCACCAGTAACCGCCGCACCATTAACAAATACTTCGTGCCGGACGTACTGGAGACCTGCCAGCTGAGCATGGGCCTGACCGAACTGGCGCCCGGCAACCTGTGGAACACCATGCCTTGTCACACCCATGAACGCCGCATGGAAGTGTACTTCTATTTCAACATGGAAGAGAACGCCTGCGTCTTTCATATGATGGGGCAGCCTCAGGAAACGCGTCATATCGTGATGCATAACGAGCAGGCGGTTATCTCCCCAAGCTGGTCTATTCACTCCGGCGTCGGCACCCAGGCCTATACGTTCATCTGGGGGATGGTGGGTGAAAACCAGGTCTTTGATGATATGGACCACGTTGCAGTAAAAGATCTGCGCTAG
- a CDS encoding acetyl-CoA C-acetyltransferase codes for MKEVVIVGALRTPIGCFQGTLSRHSAVELGSMVVKALMERTGVDVHAIDEVILGQVLTAGAGQNPARQSAIKGGLPNTVSAITINDVCGSGLKALHLATQAIQCGEADIVIAGAQENMSRAPHVLTDSRTGAQLGNSQLVDSLVHDGLWDAFNDYHMGVTAENLAREYGISRELQDAYALSSQQKARAAIDAGRFKAEIVPVVTQRNGQPVVVDTDEQPRTDASAEGLAQLNPAFDLLGSVTAGNASSINDGAAAVMMMSEAKAQELDLPILARIRAFASVGVDPALMGIAPVYATRRCLERVGWQLADVDLIEANEAFAAQALSVGKMLEWDERRVNVNGGAIALGHPIGASGCRILVSLVHEMVKRNARKGLATLCIGGGQGVALAIERD; via the coding sequence ATGAAAGAGGTTGTGATAGTTGGGGCTTTACGTACGCCGATCGGATGCTTCCAGGGAACGCTGTCCCGCCATTCTGCCGTTGAACTGGGCAGCATGGTGGTAAAAGCGTTGATGGAGCGTACCGGCGTTGATGTACATGCTATCGATGAAGTTATCCTCGGTCAGGTGCTCACGGCGGGCGCAGGACAAAACCCGGCGCGGCAGTCAGCCATCAAAGGTGGGCTGCCCAACACCGTTTCCGCTATCACCATCAACGATGTCTGCGGCTCCGGCCTGAAAGCGCTGCACCTGGCTACACAGGCGATTCAGTGCGGCGAGGCGGATATTGTCATTGCCGGCGCGCAGGAGAACATGAGCCGGGCGCCGCACGTTCTTACCGACAGCCGCACAGGGGCGCAGCTCGGTAACAGCCAACTGGTGGACAGCCTGGTTCACGACGGCTTGTGGGATGCGTTTAACGATTACCACATGGGCGTTACCGCTGAAAATCTGGCGCGGGAATACGGCATCAGCCGCGAATTGCAGGACGCCTATGCCCTCAGTTCCCAGCAAAAAGCGCGGGCGGCCATTGATGCCGGGCGTTTTAAAGCTGAGATTGTCCCGGTTGTCACCCAGCGTAACGGCCAGCCTGTCGTTGTCGATACTGATGAGCAGCCAAGAACCGATGCCAGCGCGGAAGGATTGGCCCAGTTGAACCCGGCATTTGATCTCCTCGGCTCGGTCACGGCGGGCAATGCCTCGTCAATTAACGATGGCGCGGCTGCCGTCATGATGATGAGCGAAGCCAAAGCGCAGGAACTGGATTTACCCATACTGGCGCGTATTCGCGCTTTTGCCAGCGTCGGCGTCGATCCCGCACTGATGGGCATCGCACCCGTTTACGCCACCCGACGTTGTCTTGAACGGGTAGGCTGGCAGCTGGCGGACGTGGATCTTATCGAGGCTAACGAGGCTTTTGCTGCGCAGGCGTTATCCGTCGGCAAAATGCTGGAGTGGGACGAACGCCGGGTGAACGTTAACGGCGGAGCGATTGCGCTCGGTCATCCCATTGGCGCATCCGGCTGCCGGATTCTGGTGTCGCTGGTGCATGAGATGGTTAAACGCAATGCGCGAAAGGGCCTGGCGACGCTCTGCATTGGCGGCGGGCAAGGCGTGGCGCTTGCTATCGAACGAGATTAA
- a CDS encoding LysR family transcriptional regulator, which translates to MRYSPEALIAFVETVSCGSFSAAARRLRKSQSTVSTAIAHLEADLGFSLFDRSSRQPVLTEEGKRVLSYVQAILSASDRLDEVALSLSGETETRLTFVLSDTLHPDVLEELMVQFDRQFPHTEFECLIGEDEDVIDLLQKGRAQVGLIEARNHYPTEMGVTRLPMQTWMGLYVAASHPLAAQKTLQWDQLHTWRELRLNTYLENGASVARGPAWSAPNYLLLLSMSVQGFGWCALPCALVEEFAAEKPLVQLDVPGWPKAISIDLLWNKKSPPGAAGSWLRDHLQQGRIPAD; encoded by the coding sequence ATGCGCTACTCTCCCGAAGCATTGATCGCATTTGTTGAGACGGTCTCCTGCGGCTCGTTTTCCGCTGCGGCGCGCCGGTTACGGAAAAGTCAGTCCACCGTCAGTACGGCGATTGCCCACCTGGAAGCCGATCTGGGGTTTTCACTGTTTGATCGCTCTTCACGACAGCCAGTGCTGACGGAAGAGGGCAAGCGGGTGCTCAGCTATGTGCAGGCTATTCTGTCAGCAAGCGATCGTCTGGATGAGGTGGCGTTATCCCTGTCTGGCGAAACAGAAACCCGTCTGACATTCGTGCTATCCGACACCCTGCATCCAGACGTTCTGGAAGAATTAATGGTGCAGTTCGACCGCCAGTTTCCCCATACGGAATTTGAATGTCTGATCGGCGAAGATGAAGATGTCATCGATCTCCTGCAAAAGGGACGCGCGCAGGTTGGGCTGATTGAAGCGCGCAATCATTACCCTACCGAGATGGGGGTGACGCGCCTGCCCATGCAAACCTGGATGGGACTCTACGTGGCGGCCTCGCATCCTCTGGCCGCGCAGAAAACCCTGCAATGGGATCAGCTGCATACCTGGCGTGAACTGCGGCTGAATACCTATCTGGAAAATGGCGCCAGCGTGGCGCGCGGCCCGGCCTGGTCTGCACCTAACTATTTGTTATTACTGAGTATGTCGGTACAGGGATTTGGCTGGTGCGCATTGCCTTGCGCGCTGGTGGAAGAGTTCGCGGCTGAAAAACCGCTGGTGCAACTGGATGTGCCCGGCTGGCCAAAGGCGATCTCGATTGATCTTCTCTGGAACAAGAAGTCGCCGCCGGGCGCGGCGGGAAGCTGGCTCCGCGATCATTTACAGCAGGGGCGTATACCGGCTGATTAA